From a single Streptomyces liliifuscus genomic region:
- a CDS encoding PqqD family peptide modification chaperone, whose protein sequence is MGTISITMSGQVRPLGEERLRVLVEPETVALVREDGTLQLESPRTGSTYLCGPMGTAIWIALQQHAGHVEPAVEVLAVRWNRNPRWLRADFDTFIGELRDADLVSVVD, encoded by the coding sequence GTGGGGACGATCTCCATCACGATGAGCGGGCAGGTGCGCCCGCTGGGGGAGGAACGTCTGCGAGTGTTAGTCGAACCGGAAACCGTGGCGCTGGTGCGCGAGGACGGGACCCTGCAACTGGAGTCCCCACGCACGGGCAGTACCTACCTCTGCGGGCCGATGGGCACCGCCATATGGATCGCCCTGCAGCAGCATGCGGGGCATGTCGAGCCGGCGGTCGAGGTACTTGCCGTGCGATGGAACCGCAACCCGCGATGGCTCAGAGCCGATTTCGACACCTTCATCGGTGAGTTGAGAGACGCCGATCTCGTCAGCGTCGTGGACTGA
- a CDS encoding MFS transporter yields the protein MATNPSLKATGREWASLAVLTLPVLLISMDMTVLYFALPFLSADLEPSSTQLLWIMDIYSFLLAGLLITMGTLGDRIGRRKLLMLGAAAFGAASAAAAMATSAEMLILARALLGIGGATLMPSTLSLIRNMFRDDHQRRTAISVWTAALAGGAALGPLLGGALLEHFWWGSAFLVNVPVMVLLLILGPVMLPEFRDPNPGKFDLMSTGLSLAAVLPIIYGMKKIAEDGVAVIPLATIGVGLLVGVVFVLRQRKLTHPLLDVSLFRNRAFSTSVGTNVLAMFAMVGFGLFTSQYLQLVYGLRPWSAGLWTLPAAGATMVSATLAAVLVQSIRPAYVISAGLLLAAAGFGVMAQVQADSELALVITGATMMAAGVGVVLTLAADLIIAAAPPERAGSASGLSETCAEFGGALGIAILGSIGAAVYRQSMDTDMPAGIPEAASEVAHETLGGAVQVAGQLPEDLAGLLLTSSREAFTEGMQLASYTAAAVMFVAAVLAGLMLRHLRISPSAGDPHAAAPSSKDNDAQLYTR from the coding sequence ATGGCTACCAATCCGTCACTGAAGGCGACCGGACGGGAGTGGGCCAGCCTCGCCGTGCTGACCCTTCCGGTACTCCTCATCTCCATGGACATGACCGTCCTCTACTTCGCTCTGCCCTTCCTGAGCGCCGACTTGGAACCGAGCAGCACCCAGCTGCTCTGGATCATGGACATCTACTCGTTCCTGCTGGCCGGCCTGCTCATCACGATGGGCACGCTCGGCGACCGCATCGGTCGCCGGAAGCTGCTCATGCTGGGTGCCGCCGCGTTCGGCGCCGCCTCGGCCGCGGCGGCGATGGCCACCAGCGCCGAAATGCTCATCCTGGCAAGGGCGTTACTCGGTATCGGCGGTGCGACCCTGATGCCCTCGACCCTCTCCCTGATCCGCAACATGTTCCGCGACGACCACCAGCGCCGTACCGCCATCTCCGTGTGGACCGCCGCCCTGGCCGGCGGCGCGGCCCTCGGCCCCCTGCTCGGCGGCGCACTGCTCGAACACTTCTGGTGGGGCTCCGCGTTCCTGGTCAACGTGCCCGTCATGGTCCTGCTGCTCATCCTCGGCCCGGTGATGCTGCCGGAGTTCCGCGACCCCAACCCCGGTAAGTTCGACCTGATGAGCACCGGACTCAGCCTCGCCGCAGTACTGCCCATCATCTACGGCATGAAGAAGATCGCCGAGGACGGTGTGGCGGTCATCCCGCTGGCGACGATCGGTGTCGGCCTGCTGGTGGGCGTCGTGTTCGTACTGCGCCAGCGCAAGCTCACCCACCCCCTGCTCGACGTGTCGCTGTTCCGCAACCGCGCCTTCAGCACCTCGGTGGGCACCAACGTCCTGGCGATGTTCGCCATGGTCGGCTTCGGCCTGTTCACCTCCCAGTACCTGCAGTTGGTGTACGGCCTGCGACCATGGAGCGCCGGTCTGTGGACCCTGCCGGCGGCCGGCGCGACGATGGTCAGCGCGACCCTCGCCGCCGTTCTCGTCCAGAGCATCCGACCGGCGTACGTCATCTCCGCGGGCCTGCTGCTCGCCGCGGCCGGGTTCGGGGTCATGGCCCAGGTCCAGGCAGATTCCGAACTCGCCCTGGTCATCACGGGCGCCACCATGATGGCGGCCGGTGTGGGTGTCGTACTGACCCTTGCCGCGGACCTGATCATCGCGGCCGCGCCACCGGAACGGGCCGGCTCGGCCTCCGGACTGTCCGAGACCTGTGCCGAGTTCGGTGGCGCTCTCGGTATCGCGATCCTCGGCAGCATCGGTGCCGCCGTGTACCGCCAGTCCATGGACACCGACATGCCCGCAGGGATCCCCGAGGCCGCGAGCGAGGTCGCGCACGAGACGCTGGGCGGTGCCGTACAGGTCGCCGGACAGCTGCCGGAGGATCTGGCCGGGCTCCTGCTGACGTCGAGCCGGGAGGCGTTCACCGAAGGCATGCAGCTCGCCTCCTACACGGCGGCCGCCGTGATGTTCGTCGCCGCGGTGCTGGCCGGCCTGATGCTGCGCCACCTGCGGATCAGCCCCTCGGCCGGGGACCCGCACGCAGCCGCCCCGAGCTCGAAGGACAACGACGCCCAGCTCTACACCCGCTGA
- a CDS encoding TetR/AcrR family transcriptional regulator codes for MGHREQLLAGAKRCLYERGYARTTARDIVAASGTNLASIGYHFGSKEALLNAAVMEAFEEWGEELERAMPGQGGSGESGEEQLVAMWTRVTKSFQLHRPLLVASIEAFAQAEHAPELRKQLADDYERARGAMAEFIAPGDAREDNRVARAVGSLHLAMLAGLSLQWLLDGERAPTGQDMVDALRAVSQGLGDVAPDVAGATVAADDDLGSDDPVVNEA; via the coding sequence ATGGGACACCGCGAGCAGTTGTTGGCAGGCGCCAAACGCTGCCTCTATGAGCGCGGTTATGCGCGCACCACGGCCCGCGACATCGTCGCCGCGTCGGGAACGAACCTTGCCTCCATCGGCTATCACTTCGGGTCGAAGGAAGCACTGCTGAATGCTGCAGTGATGGAGGCGTTCGAGGAGTGGGGCGAGGAACTTGAGCGGGCGATGCCCGGGCAGGGTGGCTCCGGTGAGAGCGGTGAGGAGCAACTCGTCGCCATGTGGACACGGGTGACGAAATCCTTCCAGCTGCATCGCCCGTTGCTCGTCGCCAGTATCGAGGCATTTGCCCAGGCCGAGCACGCTCCGGAATTGCGGAAGCAGCTGGCTGACGACTACGAGCGCGCCCGTGGCGCGATGGCCGAGTTCATCGCGCCCGGCGACGCTCGTGAGGACAATCGTGTCGCCCGTGCCGTCGGCTCTTTGCATCTCGCGATGCTCGCGGGGCTGAGCCTTCAGTGGCTTCTCGATGGCGAACGCGCCCCGACGGGGCAGGACATGGTGGATGCCTTGCGTGCCGTGTCGCAGGGGCTGGGTGACGTCGCACCCGACGTTGCGGGTGCGACGGTTGCGGCCGACGACGATCTGGGGTCGGACGATCCGGTTGTGAACGAGGCCTAG
- a CDS encoding PqqD family protein: MRVRARPGVDVAVLEDGRLELTCPASGSRFLCSAISTAMWIALLQQGGRPDAAAALLAKHWDLNPEYMQSDFSLWIEELRAAGLLQIIA, from the coding sequence GTGCGCGTGCGGGCTCGGCCAGGGGTGGACGTTGCCGTCCTGGAGGACGGACGGCTTGAACTCACGTGCCCTGCGTCCGGTTCGCGCTTCCTGTGCAGTGCCATCAGCACCGCCATGTGGATCGCCCTGCTTCAGCAGGGAGGCCGGCCCGACGCCGCAGCCGCGCTGCTGGCGAAGCACTGGGACCTCAACCCCGAGTACATGCAGTCCGATTTCAGCCTCTGGATCGAAGAGCTGCGCGCCGCGGGGCTGTTGCAGATCATCGCCTGA
- a CDS encoding thioesterase II family protein has translation MATNSERWIRRYHPAPDASTRLVCFPHAGGSATFYHPVSRALSPEIDVVAVQYPGRQERRTEPLVDSVEKLADLIVPELEPWLDRPLTFFGHSMGASLAYEVALRLEAKGTTLLGLFASGRRAPSRWRDERVHQSDDEGLLTELRSLSGTDPAVLGDEDVLRMILPAVRSDYRAAETYRPQTGPRVGCPVVVLIGNDDPKVSEDEARSWAEHTTEDTTFRFFDGGHFYLNSQAPQVLREIRQFVAERGAMAAK, from the coding sequence ATGGCGACGAACTCCGAGAGGTGGATCAGGCGCTACCACCCCGCGCCGGACGCTTCGACGCGCCTGGTCTGCTTCCCGCACGCCGGTGGCTCCGCGACCTTCTACCACCCCGTCTCACGCGCCCTGTCGCCCGAGATCGACGTGGTGGCGGTGCAGTATCCGGGGCGTCAGGAGCGCCGTACGGAGCCCTTGGTGGACAGTGTCGAGAAGCTGGCCGACCTCATCGTCCCGGAGCTCGAACCCTGGCTCGACCGGCCGTTGACCTTCTTCGGGCACAGCATGGGCGCGTCGCTGGCCTACGAGGTGGCCCTGCGACTGGAGGCCAAGGGCACGACGCTGCTCGGTCTCTTCGCCTCCGGGCGCCGGGCACCGTCGCGGTGGCGGGACGAGCGTGTGCACCAGTCCGACGACGAGGGGCTGCTCACGGAACTGCGCAGCCTCAGCGGCACGGACCCGGCGGTCCTCGGGGACGAGGACGTGCTGCGGATGATCCTCCCCGCGGTGCGCAGCGACTACCGCGCCGCCGAGACCTACCGCCCGCAGACGGGCCCGCGGGTGGGCTGCCCGGTGGTCGTCCTGATCGGGAACGACGACCCGAAGGTCAGCGAGGACGAGGCCCGCTCGTGGGCCGAGCACACGACGGAGGACACCACCTTCCGCTTCTTCGACGGCGGCCACTTCTACCTCAACTCGCAGGCCCCGCAGGTACTTCGGGAGATCCGGCAGTTCGTCGCGGAGCGCGGCGCCATGGCCGCGAAGTGA
- the exaC gene encoding acetaldehyde dehydrogenase ExaC: MTRYAAPGTEGAIVSYQSRYDHFIGGEYSPPARGQYFENPSPVNGQPFTEIARGTAEDVDRALDAAHAAAPAWGRTSVTARADILLKVADRMEANLEKLAVAESWENGKPIRETLAADIPLAIDHFRYFAGAIRAQEGSLGEVDDDTVAYHFHEPLGVVAQIIPWNFPILMAVWKLAPALAAGNAVVIKPAEQTPASIHYWMSLVSDLLPPGVVNIVNGFGVEAGKPLASSPRVAKVAFTGETTTGRLIMQYASENIKPVTLELGGKSPNIFFDDVWARDDDFRDKALEGFTMFALNQGEVCTCPSRALIQEGHYSEFLDAAVARTELIKPGHPLDTETMIGAQASNDQLEKILSYLDIGQQEGAKVLTGGHRIEYDGELAGGYYVQPTIFQGDNRMRIFQEEIFGPVVSVTSFADFDDAIKIANDTLYGLGAGVWTRDINTAYRAGRSIQAGRVWTNCYHAYPAHAAFGGYKQSGIGRENHKMMLEHYQQTKNLLVSYSPKKLGFF, from the coding sequence ATGACCCGTTACGCGGCGCCCGGCACCGAGGGCGCGATCGTCTCCTACCAGTCGCGGTACGACCACTTCATCGGCGGCGAGTACTCGCCGCCGGCCCGCGGGCAGTACTTCGAGAACCCGAGTCCGGTGAACGGGCAGCCGTTCACGGAGATCGCGCGGGGCACGGCGGAGGACGTGGACCGCGCGCTCGACGCGGCGCACGCGGCCGCTCCCGCCTGGGGCCGGACGTCGGTGACCGCGCGCGCCGACATCCTCCTCAAGGTCGCCGACCGGATGGAGGCCAACCTGGAGAAGCTCGCGGTCGCGGAGAGCTGGGAGAACGGCAAGCCGATCCGCGAGACACTGGCCGCCGACATCCCCCTGGCCATCGACCACTTCCGCTACTTCGCCGGGGCGATCCGCGCCCAGGAGGGCTCGCTCGGCGAGGTCGACGACGACACTGTGGCGTACCACTTCCACGAGCCGTTGGGCGTCGTGGCGCAGATCATCCCGTGGAACTTCCCGATCCTGATGGCGGTGTGGAAGCTGGCCCCGGCGCTCGCCGCGGGCAACGCGGTCGTCATCAAGCCCGCCGAGCAGACCCCGGCATCGATCCACTACTGGATGAGCCTGGTCTCGGATCTGCTGCCGCCGGGCGTGGTGAACATCGTCAACGGCTTCGGGGTCGAGGCGGGCAAGCCTCTCGCGTCCAGCCCGCGCGTGGCGAAGGTCGCCTTCACCGGCGAGACCACGACGGGGCGGCTGATCATGCAGTACGCCTCCGAGAACATAAAGCCGGTCACGCTCGAACTCGGCGGCAAGTCGCCGAACATCTTCTTCGACGACGTCTGGGCGCGGGACGACGACTTCCGGGACAAGGCGCTCGAAGGCTTCACGATGTTCGCGCTGAACCAGGGCGAGGTGTGCACCTGCCCGTCCCGGGCGCTCATCCAGGAGGGCCACTACAGCGAGTTCCTCGACGCGGCGGTCGCCCGTACAGAGCTGATCAAGCCCGGCCATCCGCTCGACACCGAGACGATGATCGGCGCCCAGGCCTCCAACGACCAGTTGGAGAAGATCCTTTCCTACCTGGACATCGGCCAGCAGGAGGGGGCCAAGGTCCTGACGGGCGGTCACCGTATCGAGTACGACGGTGAGCTGGCGGGCGGCTACTACGTCCAGCCGACGATCTTCCAGGGCGACAACCGGATGCGGATCTTCCAGGAGGAGATCTTCGGCCCCGTCGTGTCGGTCACGTCGTTCGCGGACTTCGACGACGCCATCAAGATCGCCAACGACACGCTGTACGGGCTCGGGGCCGGTGTGTGGACGCGGGACATCAACACGGCGTACCGCGCGGGCCGTTCGATCCAGGCGGGCCGGGTGTGGACCAACTGCTACCACGCGTACCCGGCGCACGCGGCGTTCGGCGGCTACAAGCAGTCCGGCATCGGCCGTGAGAACCACAAGATGATGCTGGAGCACTACCAGCAGACGAAGAATCTCCTCGTGTCGTACTCGCCGAAGAAGCTGGGCTTCTTCTAG
- a CDS encoding GAF domain-containing protein, whose product MSPAAQPSGEAELTDPWVALEPGADPVERVRVLRRAHETFTEAGTVPRPVRSVVADSWRRSARAGVGPDGSACVEFTDGDLGAYRAEHPLARVMPLFRELMGTFASDGEHLLAVCDAQGRLLWVEGHPGTRQKADGMNFVPGARWAESAVGTNAPGTAVALDRPVQVFAAEHFIRSVQPWTCAAAPVHDPRTGRLLGAVDVTGGDGLAHPHSLGFVQAVARAAESQLALLTPAPTTTDVLELTALGRDEALLVAGGSKARLSRRHSEILVLLSRHPEGLTGDELLCALYEDESVTPVTLRAELARLRRLLGAGVLGSRPYRLTVPVESDVEVVERKLGVGAVMAAVAAYTGPLLPGSGAPAVVRLRRRLADGLRAALVSGRDPDLLADWAHAPWGEDDLDAWRTLAAIRPTPPVRARLEELEAEQSASASRGRAPR is encoded by the coding sequence ATGTCCCCAGCCGCACAGCCTTCCGGGGAGGCCGAGTTGACCGATCCATGGGTGGCCCTGGAACCGGGTGCCGATCCCGTCGAGCGGGTGCGCGTCCTGCGCCGCGCCCACGAGACGTTCACGGAGGCGGGCACGGTCCCGCGGCCGGTACGGTCCGTGGTGGCCGATTCATGGCGGCGTTCGGCACGGGCGGGGGTTGGGCCGGACGGCTCCGCGTGTGTGGAGTTCACCGACGGGGACCTCGGGGCCTATCGGGCGGAGCACCCACTGGCACGAGTGATGCCGCTGTTCCGTGAACTCATGGGGACCTTCGCTTCGGACGGCGAACACCTCCTCGCGGTGTGCGACGCACAGGGCAGGCTGCTGTGGGTCGAGGGCCATCCCGGGACGCGGCAGAAGGCGGACGGGATGAACTTCGTGCCGGGTGCGCGGTGGGCGGAGTCGGCGGTGGGCACGAACGCTCCCGGTACGGCGGTCGCGCTCGACCGGCCGGTGCAGGTGTTCGCGGCGGAGCACTTCATCCGGAGCGTCCAGCCGTGGACGTGCGCGGCGGCTCCGGTACATGATCCGCGTACCGGACGGCTGCTCGGTGCGGTGGACGTCACCGGCGGGGACGGGCTGGCGCATCCGCACAGCCTGGGTTTCGTGCAGGCCGTGGCCCGCGCCGCGGAGTCCCAGCTGGCGCTGCTCACCCCGGCACCGACCACGACCGACGTGCTCGAACTGACCGCTCTGGGCCGGGACGAGGCGTTGCTCGTCGCGGGCGGCAGCAAGGCGCGACTGAGCCGCAGGCACAGCGAGATCCTGGTGCTGCTGTCCCGGCACCCCGAGGGACTGACCGGCGACGAGTTGCTGTGCGCGCTGTACGAGGACGAGTCGGTGACGCCGGTGACGTTGCGCGCGGAGCTGGCCCGCCTCCGGCGCCTCCTCGGGGCGGGGGTGCTCGGTTCGAGGCCGTATCGGCTCACGGTTCCGGTCGAGTCCGACGTCGAGGTGGTGGAGCGCAAGCTCGGCGTCGGCGCGGTCATGGCGGCGGTGGCGGCGTACACCGGCCCCTTGCTGCCCGGTTCGGGGGCTCCGGCGGTGGTGCGGCTGCGCCGTCGGCTCGCCGACGGGCTGCGCGCGGCGCTCGTCTCCGGCCGCGATCCGGATCTGCTGGCGGACTGGGCGCACGCCCCATGGGGCGAGGACGACCTCGACGCGTGGCGGACGCTGGCTGCGATACGTCCGACGCCTCCGGTGCGGGCACGCCTGGAGGAGTTGGAGGCCGAGCAGTCCGCGTCCGCGAGCCGAGGCCGGGCTCCGCGCTGA
- a CDS encoding N-acetylmuramoyl-L-alanine amidase, translating into MDRPKFLPAALPSRRRLLQSAALATLSTALLPTTRAGAKPQGIDYPPSEWSPASTSNYTVAGRPTSHPVDFVIIHVTQATYANTLAIFQNPKKKVSAHYVVRSADGHVAQMVRERDIAWHAGNWDYNTRSIGIEHEGWVDKPAYFTNAMYEESAKLTAAICTKYRIPKDRSHILAHYEVPGSDHTDPGPHWDWTRYMRLVNFA; encoded by the coding sequence ATGGACCGACCCAAGTTCCTGCCCGCGGCCCTTCCCAGTCGGCGGCGCCTGCTGCAAAGTGCGGCACTCGCCACGCTCTCCACGGCGTTACTGCCCACCACCCGGGCGGGCGCGAAACCGCAGGGGATCGACTACCCGCCGTCCGAGTGGTCGCCGGCGAGCACCTCCAACTACACGGTCGCCGGCCGCCCGACGAGCCATCCGGTCGACTTCGTGATCATCCACGTGACGCAGGCGACCTATGCGAACACTCTGGCCATCTTCCAGAACCCGAAGAAGAAGGTGTCCGCGCACTACGTCGTCCGGTCGGCCGACGGTCACGTCGCGCAGATGGTGCGCGAGCGCGACATCGCCTGGCACGCGGGCAACTGGGACTACAACACCCGCAGCATCGGCATCGAGCACGAGGGCTGGGTGGACAAGCCCGCGTACTTCACCAACGCCATGTACGAGGAGTCGGCGAAGCTCACCGCGGCGATCTGTACCAAGTACCGCATCCCCAAGGACCGTTCGCACATCCTCGCTCACTACGAGGTGCCGGGCAGCGACCACACCGATCCCGGCCCGCACTGGGACTGGACGCGCTACATGAGACTGGTCAACTTCGCCTGA
- a CDS encoding acetamidase/formamidase family protein, with protein MSDPRILTVRPEPGEYAWTFGGAPPVARIAPGTVLDLYTEDCFAGRVRSEKDLVSEVCEFPFLNPQTGPFHVEGAEPGDTVAVHFVSIEPARDWAASTTVPLFGALTSTHTTATLQPPLPETVWIWQLDRARRTALFSARDSDIRIELPMDPMHGTVGVAPANLEVRSALVPDAHGGNMDTPEMRAGVTCYLGVNVEGALLSLGDGHARQGEGETCGVAVECAMNTVVIVELLKGVATPWPRIESDTHIISTGSARPLEDAFRISQLDLVQWLVRDYGFSELDAYQFATQTVESPLANVCDTNYTCVAKLRKEWLPERETHRGLHGLLRETAAALGR; from the coding sequence ATGAGCGACCCGCGAATCCTGACCGTGCGTCCCGAACCCGGCGAGTACGCCTGGACGTTCGGCGGTGCGCCGCCCGTGGCGCGCATCGCGCCGGGCACGGTCCTCGACCTCTATACGGAGGACTGCTTCGCCGGGCGGGTGCGGTCGGAGAAGGACCTGGTGTCCGAGGTGTGCGAGTTCCCGTTCCTGAATCCGCAGACGGGTCCGTTCCATGTGGAGGGCGCGGAGCCGGGCGACACGGTCGCCGTGCACTTCGTGTCGATCGAGCCGGCGCGGGACTGGGCCGCGTCGACGACGGTCCCGCTGTTCGGGGCGCTCACGTCCACGCACACCACGGCCACGCTGCAGCCGCCCCTGCCGGAGACCGTGTGGATCTGGCAGCTCGACCGGGCGCGCCGCACCGCGCTGTTCAGCGCCCGCGACAGCGACATCCGGATCGAGCTGCCCATGGACCCGATGCACGGCACCGTCGGGGTGGCGCCCGCCAACCTGGAGGTGCGCTCCGCTCTCGTGCCGGACGCACACGGCGGGAACATGGACACACCCGAGATGCGGGCCGGTGTCACCTGCTATCTCGGAGTGAACGTCGAAGGAGCGCTGCTCAGCCTCGGTGACGGACACGCCCGGCAGGGTGAGGGCGAGACCTGCGGGGTCGCTGTGGAGTGTGCGATGAACACCGTGGTGATCGTCGAGTTGCTCAAGGGGGTCGCCACTCCATGGCCCCGCATCGAGTCCGACACCCACATCATCTCGACCGGTTCGGCGCGCCCGCTGGAGGACGCGTTCCGCATATCGCAACTCGATCTGGTGCAGTGGCTGGTGCGGGACTACGGGTTCAGTGAGCTGGACGCCTACCAGTTCGCGACCCAGACCGTCGAGTCGCCGCTGGCCAATGTCTGCGACACCAACTACACGTGCGTCGCCAAGCTCCGCAAGGAATGGCTGCCCGAGCGGGAGACCCACCGGGGACTGCACGGACTCCTGCGCGAAACCGCCGCCGCACTGGGACGTTGA
- a CDS encoding ROK family transcriptional regulator produces the protein MTAPLHEAHPSSPGRRLPDTQQGMRRRNLSRVLHTVNAEGPLSRAAVASRIGLTRAAVSTLVDELIRSGLLEELGPERPGRVGRPGSALALSGRGPAGIGAEVGVDHLAVCAVDLRGEVRARAVRHGTNRGRSPEPVLRELTRLIRQVVAEAAKEGLRPAGLAVAVPGLVARDARTVVRAPNLDWHDTDLGALLPDEVPLTVDNEANFGGLAELWLNETAPRDFVHVSAEIGIGGAVVVDGRLLRGTHGFAGELGHVPVRPEGPACACGGRGCLEQYAGEEAVLRAAGLEPGEDRVGLLAERAAQGDENVRRALRDAGTALGIALTGAVNLLDPEAVVLGGALSGLAPWLLPSLERELARRTAGPACAVSVSRLGSEGPLLGAAHSVVRAVMDDPAAVSGTGAALGGGGA, from the coding sequence ATGACCGCACCGCTGCACGAGGCCCATCCCAGCAGTCCCGGCCGTCGGCTGCCCGATACGCAACAGGGCATGCGGCGTCGCAATCTCTCGCGGGTGCTGCACACCGTGAACGCCGAGGGGCCGCTGTCCCGTGCCGCCGTCGCCTCACGCATCGGGCTCACGCGCGCGGCTGTCTCCACTCTCGTGGACGAGCTGATCCGCTCGGGACTCCTTGAGGAGCTGGGTCCCGAGCGGCCCGGGCGGGTGGGGCGGCCCGGCTCGGCGCTCGCCCTCAGCGGACGCGGTCCGGCGGGCATCGGTGCGGAGGTGGGCGTAGATCATCTCGCCGTGTGCGCGGTCGATCTGCGCGGCGAGGTACGGGCCCGGGCGGTGCGGCACGGGACCAACCGCGGCCGGTCGCCAGAACCGGTGCTGCGGGAACTGACCCGGCTGATACGGCAGGTCGTCGCCGAGGCGGCCAAGGAGGGCCTGCGGCCCGCGGGACTCGCCGTCGCCGTACCCGGCCTGGTGGCGCGCGACGCCCGGACCGTGGTGCGCGCCCCCAATCTCGACTGGCACGACACGGACCTCGGCGCTCTGTTGCCGGACGAGGTCCCGCTGACCGTGGACAACGAGGCGAACTTCGGCGGACTGGCCGAACTCTGGCTCAACGAGACCGCGCCGCGCGACTTCGTGCACGTCTCCGCCGAGATCGGCATCGGCGGGGCGGTGGTCGTGGACGGGCGGCTGCTGCGCGGGACGCATGGCTTCGCGGGCGAGTTGGGGCACGTCCCGGTGCGTCCCGAAGGGCCTGCGTGTGCGTGCGGCGGACGCGGCTGTCTGGAGCAGTACGCCGGCGAGGAGGCCGTCCTGCGCGCAGCCGGCCTGGAACCGGGCGAGGACCGTGTCGGACTGCTGGCCGAGCGAGCGGCGCAGGGCGACGAGAACGTGCGCCGGGCCCTGCGTGACGCAGGGACCGCTCTCGGCATCGCGCTGACCGGCGCCGTCAACCTGCTCGACCCCGAAGCCGTCGTGCTGGGCGGAGCACTGTCCGGGCTCGCGCCCTGGCTGCTGCCGTCGCTGGAGCGGGAGTTGGCCCGCAGGACCGCCGGTCCCGCCTGCGCGGTGTCCGTCTCCCGGCTCGGTTCCGAGGGCCCGTTGCTGGGCGCCGCGCACTCGGTTGTGCGGGCCGTGATGGACGATCCGGCGGCCGTGTCGGGCACCGGGGCGGCGCTGGGTGGCGGCGGGGCGTAG
- the xylB gene encoding xylulokinase yields MSAAEGPLVVGVDTSTQSTKALVVDAATGEVVASGQAPHTVSSGAGRESDPRQWWDALCEALHQCGDAAREAAAVSVGGQQHGLVTLDAQGDPVRPALLWNDVRSAPQARRLVEELGGPKAWAERTGSVPGPSFTVTKWAWLAEHEPDSVRATAAVRLPHDYLTERLTGLGTTDRGDASGTGWWASGTESYDEEVLRHVGLDPALLPRVVRPGEVAGTVRGSGDLPFSKGTLVAPGTGDNAAAALGLGLRPGTPVLSLGTSGTVYAVSTRRPADPTGTVAGFADARGDWLPLACTLNCTLAVDRVAALLGIDREAVEPGTSVTLLPYLDGERTPDLPHASGLLHGLRHDTTRGQLLQAAYDGAVHSLLGALDLVLDEDADRSAPLLLIGGGARGTAWQETVRRLSGRPVQVPEARELVALGAAAQAAGVLTGEDPAAVARRWDTARGPVLNAVERDEAALARIAGVLSDAAPLLEREADQR; encoded by the coding sequence ATGTCAGCAGCCGAGGGTCCGCTCGTCGTCGGCGTGGACACGTCCACCCAGTCCACCAAGGCCCTGGTCGTGGACGCGGCCACCGGCGAGGTCGTGGCGAGCGGCCAGGCGCCGCACACCGTCTCCTCCGGGGCGGGTCGCGAGAGCGATCCGCGGCAGTGGTGGGACGCGCTGTGCGAGGCCCTGCACCAGTGCGGGGACGCGGCACGTGAGGCCGCCGCGGTGTCCGTGGGCGGCCAGCAGCACGGTCTCGTCACGCTCGACGCCCAGGGCGACCCGGTACGTCCCGCCCTGCTGTGGAACGACGTGCGTTCTGCGCCGCAGGCACGCCGTCTCGTGGAGGAGCTGGGCGGCCCGAAAGCCTGGGCCGAGCGCACCGGCAGTGTGCCGGGCCCGTCCTTCACGGTCACCAAATGGGCGTGGCTCGCCGAGCACGAGCCCGACTCCGTCCGCGCGACCGCCGCCGTGCGACTCCCCCACGACTACCTCACCGAGCGCCTCACGGGGCTGGGCACGACCGACCGCGGCGACGCCTCGGGCACGGGCTGGTGGGCGTCCGGAACGGAGTCGTACGACGAGGAGGTCCTCCGTCATGTGGGGCTCGACCCCGCCCTGCTGCCCCGGGTGGTGCGGCCCGGCGAGGTCGCCGGAACCGTGCGCGGCAGCGGGGACCTGCCCTTCTCCAAAGGCACCCTGGTCGCGCCCGGCACCGGTGACAACGCCGCCGCGGCGCTCGGACTCGGGCTGCGCCCGGGCACCCCGGTCCTCAGCCTCGGCACGTCCGGAACCGTTTACGCGGTCTCCACGCGCCGTCCTGCCGACCCGACCGGCACCGTGGCGGGTTTCGCCGACGCGCGCGGCGACTGGTTGCCGCTGGCCTGCACCCTCAACTGCACGCTCGCCGTGGACCGCGTCGCCGCTCTGCTGGGCATCGACCGCGAGGCCGTCGAACCGGGCACGAGCGTGACGCTGCTCCCCTACCTGGACGGCGAGCGCACTCCTGACCTGCCGCACGCCTCGGGCCTGCTGCACGGGCTGCGGCACGACACGACACGCGGGCAGCTGCTCCAGGCCGCGTACGACGGGGCGGTCCACTCGCTGCTCGGCGCGCTCGACCTGGTGCTCGACGAGGACGCGGACCGTTCCGCACCGCTGCTGCTCATCGGCGGCGGCGCGCGGGGCACGGCCTGGCAGGAGACCGTCCGACGGCTGTCGGGGCGGCCCGTTCAGGTGCCCGAGGCCAGGGAACTGGTGGCGCTCGGTGCCGCCGCGCAGGCCGCGGGCGTACTGACCGGCGAGGATCCGGCGGCGGTGGCCAGGCGCTGGGACACGGCCCGTGGGCCGGTGCTGAACGCCGTGGAGCGCGACGAGGCGGCGCTGGCGCGGATCGCCGGGGTACTCTCCGACGCGGCCCCGCTGCTGGAGCGGGAGGCCGATCAGCGCTGA